cacgcacacacacaatacaagcacaagcacacatgctcacacgctcacacacatgcacgcacacacaatacaaacaaaagcacacacgcacacatacactcacacggacacacgcacacacacacacaatacaaacacgagcacacatacacataaacacaagcacacacacacacacacacagagctgtcagTCAACCTTGAAATCGTTCCAATGTGTTACCTGTGTCATCCGCAGAAGTATGCATTTTGATGCAGCATCTGcctgtgtgattgtgattgtaCACCTTTACCCGTACCTGTGGCTGGGCTGTAGTGATTGCCAATGTTGGTAAAGACCTTTTTGTAGATCAAGGTGATTCCTATGTTCAGTGGCCCTCGATCTCCTCCTTCGGATAATGCAGCTGAGAACGCCACCCTGCTGTTCTCTGTGAATGCAgcatattcacatttaaaaggttatgtattgtttttttcaggcCCTTaaggaaacaaataaatcagtaaataaatacGTACACTTCCATCTCAGGTCAAAAATCCACCTCTACTAACTAAACACTGAACAATTCTAGCCAAACCTGTATTTGTTCATCTTGTCTTCGCTCATCCGTGATGTTGATGCAGGTTAGCAGAGACAGAGGTTCTCTTGCACAATGAGGTCTTGCAGGATGAGATATTTCATTCTCAGATCACTAATGAACTCTGGAACATTGATAAACCTGTCTGAAAGAGGAGGTGAGTGCATCTTGCACCCACGCCCTTTGTTCAATTAATAAATTGGGTTTATATCATGTCACTATTCCCTGTTAGTAGTCCACTAAACAATAGCTCATGAACATGAGATGACCATTGCAGTATAATCACAACATTAGCTGGGCGACGGTTGTAGATTTGATTCGCAGAGTTACTTGCTTAACCTGgattgcttctgtaattcaatatccagctgtataaatatattttatctaaaataatataaatctgTGTAAATCGCTATGGATATGAGCATCTACTaaatattatgcatttattgGGGTTAATCGACACATGAACTAATGATATACACTGATTTAACATCATGTGCTAATGGTTAATGAATCGCAAGCTTAAAATGAAGGGTCATATCGTGACCGTATTTCCACCCTTCTGCTCAGCGATGTGAGAttcacagagcagcagtctCGCCTCCACGGCCTGCAGCTCCGTCTTTGCGGTGGCCAGCCCCTCCTTCAtctccttcagctccttcagctgctccaACAGCAGCAAACGGACAGTATCGCTGccattcttttctttctccatcaGAACCTGTGCCCCGGCCAGGCAGCAGCCCAGTGACAGCAGCAAATGTAGAGTGTGTCTCACTCTTCAGCAGGACCCCCGACCTTTCAGTTCTGTTACATTCAGAGTGTCCCTCTTTATATGTCCCTGATAAACACTGCACGTTTCCCTGGAAAACATTTCAAGGTTAATAAATAACTGCCTTGCAGTGTCCttgatttttttcagtgctgCTCTCAGTGATCAAATTGTGTAATGTTTATATACACAAAGGCATGTTTGTGTAGTGCTTTTGGGATTTTTGATGATGAGTATTTTATTCGTTCTCAGCCGATGAATTCTGCAGCTTTTTGAAGTGTACAGCAACATCTGCTTTTGGCCTGCCTCCAGCGGAAAATTAGCCGTTCAGCTATATTTCTGTGTAGTGCATAAGATTTCAAGCTTGAATCAATGCTTTATTATATGTGGTCCCTGTTacataaacttttaaaataatagaaTAAATTGAATACATCTTTTGTGTTTCCAAAAAATCAGCAAAGGTATTTCGGCAACATAAACTGAATAGGACTCCAGTGCTGTCCTTATGCAGTCACAGagcaaacaaattaataatcaaACTGTATTATTCCTGGACATGTAGATAATCTGCTTTCCAGGTGAGCAAACACATCAACTGAATTTTGATCCATGACCATGAAAAGTAGACACTAATGTTATCACTCGCTGAAGGACTGAACGCAGCAGCGTGTGTAAATGGCTCACGGCTCAGACTGCAGCGCTTTGTGATCTGCATCTGCGTGTCCATTCTCTTGTCGTGTCTTGTGTTCTCATGTTCTCGTGTTCTCGTGTTCTCGTGTTCTCTCATCTCATTCTTCCGATTCTGGCTCCGTCTTTCGTGTTTTCTCGTCCCAGCATGTGGACACGTGGTCCTTCGATGTGTTTGCCCTGAATGAGTCCAGTGGCGAACATGCCCTCAAGTTCATATTCTACGAGCTCCTCACCAGATACGACCTCATCAGCCGATTCAAGGTCAGCCAACTTTTTAGACAGGACGTAAGGTTTTAACAGACATCAGAGCACTTTTCATACTGTGTGCTCACAAGtgatttctaaaataaaacaagtgaaGAGAAGTAATAAAACGGACAGAATAAAAAGCCAATTGAGGGTACAGATGAAGAGATTCAACATATTATACTAATATACTTATAGCATAAGAGAGTGGAGCAAAGTAACAGTACAGGGCTAATGTAATGGAAGTGGTGTAAAGTAGGTACACAGGGCTAAATTAAAATGGTGTAAAGTAGGTACACAGGGCTAAATTAAAATGGTGTAAAGTAGGTACACAGGGCTAATATGAAATGGTGTAAAGTAAGTGCACGGGGAATATAAGTGAAGTAATGACTGGGTATATAAATGTAAGCGTGCACAGGGCTAATATAATATGGTGTAAAGTAGGTACACAGGGCTAATATAAAATGGTGTAAAGTAAGTGCATGGGGCTAATATAAAATGGTGTAAAGTAAGTGCACAGGGCTAAATTAAAATGGTGTAAAGTAGGTACACAGGGCTAATATAAAATGGTGTAAAGTAAGTGCACAGGGCTAAATTAAAATGGTGTAAAGTAGGTACACAGGGCTAATATAAAATGGTGTAAAGTAAGTGCACAGGGCTAATATAAAATGGTGTAAAGTGCACAGGGCTAATATAAAATGGTGTAAAGTAAGTGCAGAGGGCTAATATAAAATGGTCTAAAGTGCACAGGGCTAATATAATATGGTGTAAAGTAGGTACACAGGGCTAATATAAAATGGTGTAAAGTAAGTGCATGGGGCTAATATAATATGGTGTAAAGTAAGTGCACAGGGCTAATATAAAATGGTGTAAAGTAAGTGCAGAGGGCTAATATAAAATGGTGTAAAGTAAGTGCACAGGGCTAATATAAAATGGTGTAAAGTAAGTGCACAGGGCTAATATAAAATGGTGTAAAGTAAGTGCACAGGGCTAATATAAAATGGTGTAAAGTAAGTGCATGGGGCTAATATAAAATGGTGTAAAGTAAGTGCATGGGGCTAATATAATATGGGGTAACGTACGACTAGAGGGCTAAAATAATGTAAGCCAGGGATACTGAAATCTGGCTCTCGAGGCTGGGGCCCCATTTAATGAAGCATAGTTACTGAGTTACCTGGAtgactgcgctgagtaaaaccctgtatcacagagcaggattactgatttagctggataactgcactgagtaaacccctgtatcacagagcaggattactgagttagctggataactgcactgagtaaaaccctgtatcacagagcaggattactgagttagctggataactgtgctgagtaaaagttatccagctaactccgtaatcctgctctgtgatacagggttttactcagtgcagttatccagctaactcagtaagcctgctctgtgatacagggttttactcagtgcagttatccagctaactcagaaatcctgcttcatgatacaGACCCCtttagtactgctggttttcattcttcctctCTAATCCTGACTGATTTctacctgggacaccaggtgagttaaatcgCTGGTCAATCGATGAATTAACTATCAGGTAACAGAGAAAGcctgcagcagtgctggccTGAAGGGCAAGATTATGGCATCCCTGCTGTAAGCTGTGCTTAGTGTCAGAGTCCAGGGCTAGACTGTGATGTGCatgctgtgcagtgtgctctgctgtgtttcagcacagTGAGTGAagggtgctctgtgctgctctctccagATCCCCATCTCAGCTGTGGTGTCCTTCATCGAGGCACTGGAGGTGGGCTACAGCAAGTATAAGAACCCTTATCACAACCTGATGCACGCGGCGGATGTGACCCAGACCGTACACTACCTCCTGCTGAAAACGGGGATGGTGGTGAGCGCTTATGACCCTGAACACACTCCCAAACACAACGCACGCACCCGCAAACACAACGCACGCACCCGCAAACACTCACACCCGCAAACACAACGCACGCACCCGCAAACACAACGCACGCACCCGCAAACACAACGCACGCACCCCCAAACACAATGCATACACCCCCAAACACAACGCACGCACCcccaaacaccaccaccacccaccccacacacacacgcacaccccaaACACAAGCGcaccccccaacacacgcacgcacccccaaacacaagcaaaccccacccccccaagacCACAACGCATGCACCCCACAACACAATCTCCCGACAGCATCCCCCAGACACAATGACTCTTCTGaactctctctcctcacctcaTCTCCTGACTTGCTTCctgtgtctctcctctctctctattcactccctcctctccccaccctctctcctcttcctttcctctctttcttttctgtgcttCAGCACTGGTTAACAGAGCTGGAGATTTTTGCCATGCTTTTCGCTGCTGCTGTTCATGATTATGAGCACACCGGCACGACAAACAACTTCCACATCCAGACCAGGTAATACCGCTCATCTGTACAACACAACTCCCACATCCAGACCAGGTAATACTGCTCACCTGTACAACACAACTCCCACTTCCAGACCAGGTAATACTGCtcacctgtacaacacacaaCTCCCACATCCAGAGCAGGTAATACTGCtcacctgtacaacacacaaCTCCCACATCCAGAGCAGTTAATACTGCtcacctgtacaacacacaaCTCCCACACCCAGACCAGGTAATACTGCtcacctgtacaacacacaaCTCCCACATCCAGAGCAGGTAATACTGCtcacctgtacaacacacaaCTCCCACATCTAGACCAGGTAATACTGCTCACCTATACAACACAACTCCCACATCCAGACCAGGTAATACTGCTCACCTGTACAACACAACTCCCACATCCAGACCAGGTAATACTGCTCACCTGTACAACACAACTCCCACATCCAGACCAGGTAATACTGCTCACCTGTACAACACAACTTCCACATCCAGACCAGGTAATACTGCtcacctgtacaacacacaccatgcacatcCAGACCAGGTAATACTGCtcacctgtacaacacacaccatgcacatcCAGAGCAGGTAATACTGCtcacctgtacaacacacaccatgcacatcCAGACCAGGTAATGTCCCCGAACAGTTTGGATAATGAACCATACCACAAAGGGCAGGACCCATGCATATCTATCCACTTAAACTCATACGGTCTGCAATGATTGTAATGTATTATTCTTAATCTTATTCCTATTATCATTTATGTACCTAGTAATATAACGTGTACCTTCTACAAGTCACTTTGGctgagagtgtctgctaagaGTCTAAACTGTGAGTTGTgaattgtgtggtttgtgttgcAGGTCGGATACGGCCATCTTGTACAACGACCGGGCGGTTCTGGAGAACCATCACGTGAGCGCGGCGTACCGCCTCATGCAGGACGACGAGGAGATGAACATCCTCTCCAACCTGTCCAAGGACGACTGGAGGTGCGCACCTGCCACACCTGCCACGCCCCGTCTGCCACACCTCATCTGACTTTCTGTCTGAtgaccctctccccctctctctcttcctctcccccctctcccttctctcctctctctcttcctctccccccctctctcccctctctcctccctctcttcctctccccctctccctctctctctcacccctctctctctccctccctcccttcctctctctctctctctgtctccctccctctctccatctctccctcccccctctctctctcttcctctccccccctcccctctctcctccctctcttcctgtccccctctccatctctctctcacaccctctctctctctccctctctctgtctcagggaGTTGCGGACCCTGGTGGTGGAGATGGTCTTGGCCACTGATATGTCCTGTCACTTCCAGCAGCTCAAAGCCATGAAGAACTTCCTACAGCAGCCTGAGGGGTGAGCATTCCAACCTCATCCATTAAAaacccataaccctaaccctgcccatAGCACATCTCCCAACCTCATCCATTAAAaacccataaccctaaccctacccataGCACATCTCCCAACCTCATCCATTAAAaacccataaccctaaccctacccataGCACATCTCCCAGCCCCATCCATTAAAaacccataaccctaaccctacccataACACATCTCCCAACCTCATCCATTAAAAACCCATAACCCTACCCATAGCACATCTCCCAACCTCATCCATTAAAaacccataaccctaaccctacccataGCACATCTCCCAACCTCATCCATTAAAaacccataaccctaaccctacccataGCACATCTCCCAGCCCCATCCATTAAaacccataaccctaaccctatccatAGCACATCTCCCAACCTCATCCATTAAAaacccataaccctaaccctacacatAGCACATCTCCCAACCTCATCCATTAAAaacccataaccctaaccctacccataGCACATCTCCCAGCCCCATCCATTAAAaacccataaccctaaccctacccataGCACATCTCCCAGCCCCATCCATTAAAaacccataaccctaaccctacccataGCACATCTCCCAGCCCCATCCATTAATaacccataaccctaaccctacccataGCACATATCCCAACCTCATCCATTAAAaacccataaccctaaccctacccataGCACATCTCCCAGCCCCATCCATT
This region of Anguilla rostrata isolate EN2019 chromosome 8, ASM1855537v3, whole genome shotgun sequence genomic DNA includes:
- the LOC135260464 gene encoding complement C1q-like protein 2, with the translated sequence MEKEKNGSDTVRLLLLEQLKELKEMKEGLATAKTELQAVEARLLLCESHIAEQKGGNTNSRVAFSAALSEGGDRGPLNIGITLIYKKVFTNIGNHYSPATGIFTVPVKGVYCFIFTAFSTGRPAGSGVTLYKNTEPIVTSLNWIDAQDYATNAVTLELKVGDQVYMHFPPDRKVYDDLLNRTTFSGFLLFTL